One segment of Pleomorphomonas sp. PLEO DNA contains the following:
- the ribD gene encoding bifunctional diaminohydroxyphosphoribosylaminopyrimidine deaminase/5-amino-6-(5-phosphoribosylamino)uracil reductase RibD, producing MGALNDLTSSSLPAGVIADAFARAIAVAADYAGATSPNPPVGCVLLDAVGNSLAVEAHRKAGDLHAEARAIAACNAAGTIDRIHTVVVTLEPCNHHGRTPPCAEAILATPAREVWIAETDPNPRVDGGGAARLAAAGLSVRFLSEFDHPDASRLAADTERLIAPFVKWVTTGLPFVTVKQALDDTGSMIPPVGHRTFTSETSLTLAHRMRRRADAILTGSGTILADNPEFTVRRLPDHPDKRRILAILDRGSRVPADYLTEAARRGLRPILFSDIGEALTRLGTESVHEVLVEAGPILTSAILATDIWDEHVTIRKIGDGTPDRVTVSRNHNKKG from the coding sequence ATGGGCGCTTTAAACGACCTGACCAGTTCTTCTCTGCCTGCCGGCGTCATTGCCGATGCCTTTGCACGCGCGATCGCCGTCGCGGCCGATTATGCTGGCGCCACATCCCCCAATCCGCCGGTCGGCTGCGTGCTGCTTGACGCGGTCGGCAATAGTCTCGCCGTCGAGGCGCATCGCAAGGCCGGCGATCTGCATGCCGAGGCTCGCGCCATTGCCGCCTGCAACGCGGCTGGCACGATCGACCGCATTCACACCGTGGTGGTCACGCTGGAGCCTTGCAACCACCATGGCCGCACACCGCCCTGCGCCGAGGCGATCCTGGCAACGCCTGCCCGAGAGGTATGGATCGCCGAGACCGATCCCAATCCGCGCGTCGACGGCGGCGGCGCGGCGCGTCTTGCCGCGGCCGGCCTCTCCGTTCGCTTCCTCTCTGAATTCGACCATCCCGACGCCAGTCGCCTCGCCGCCGACACCGAGCGCCTCATCGCCCCCTTCGTCAAATGGGTGACCACCGGCCTCCCCTTCGTCACGGTCAAGCAGGCACTTGATGACACAGGATCGATGATCCCGCCGGTGGGCCACCGCACCTTCACGTCGGAAACTTCTCTGACGCTTGCCCACCGCATGCGTCGCCGCGCCGATGCCATCCTCACCGGCAGCGGTACGATCCTGGCCGACAACCCGGAATTCACCGTCCGCCGGCTCCCGGACCATCCGGACAAGCGCCGAATCCTCGCCATTCTCGACCGCGGCAGCCGTGTGCCGGCCGACTATCTCACCGAAGCGGCACGGCGCGGCCTGCGGCCGATACTGTTCTCCGACATTGGCGAAGCACTCACCCGTCTCGGCACGGAGAGCGTCCATGAGGTCCTGGTCGAGGCCGGGCCGATACTGACTTCCGCCATCCTCGCTACCGACATCTGGGACGAGCACGTCACCATCAGAAAGATCGGGGACGGCACTCCCGACCGCGTCACCGTTTCTCGAAACCACAACAAGAAAGGCTGA
- a CDS encoding aminodeoxychorismate/anthranilate synthase component II, whose translation MIVVLDNYDSFVGNVARYFVELGEEVRVLRNDAVEVSGLAALGAEALVISPGPCGPGEAGVSTEAVRILSGHLPILGICLGHQCIGAAFGARIAQAREPMHGRSSTIVHEGDGLFAGLPNPLQVGRYHSLAVEVPKGTPLRVTARAEGGDIMAIEHMAHPTFGVQFHPESVLTEGGYWLFANFLARLPGREGRLAAAPLSPF comes from the coding sequence ATGATCGTCGTCCTCGACAATTATGACAGCTTCGTCGGCAACGTGGCGCGCTATTTCGTCGAACTCGGCGAGGAGGTTAGGGTGTTGCGCAACGACGCGGTCGAGGTGTCGGGCCTTGCAGCGCTCGGTGCTGAAGCTCTGGTCATCAGCCCTGGTCCTTGTGGGCCTGGCGAGGCGGGCGTTTCCACCGAAGCGGTGCGAATACTGTCAGGCCATCTGCCAATCCTCGGCATCTGTCTTGGCCACCAATGCATCGGCGCCGCTTTTGGCGCGCGTATCGCTCAGGCGCGGGAGCCGATGCATGGGCGATCATCCACGATTGTTCATGAAGGAGATGGCCTATTTGCCGGGCTGCCAAATCCGCTACAGGTTGGGCGCTATCATTCGCTCGCCGTTGAGGTGCCGAAAGGCACGCCGCTTCGTGTCACCGCGCGCGCGGAGGGCGGCGACATCATGGCCATCGAGCATATGGCACATCCGACGTTCGGCGTGCAGTTTCATCCCGAAAGCGTGCTGACCGAAGGCGGCTATTGGCTGTTCGCCAACTTTCTCGCCCGACTACCGGGCAGGGAAGGGCGGCTCGCCGCCGCCCCGCTCAGCCCCTTCTGA
- a CDS encoding ABC transporter permease has protein sequence MPARRFLASTAVFASIAMIWWLAGREGWTNAYLLPAPSAVVSALSDLVASGALLKHTLVSLQRVLLGFALSVALALPLAVLLSAIRLARAVLDPLLEFIRQVPPLALIPLLILWLGIGEAQKLGIIVLASFFPVFLGFRGGIAGVDPKLIEVGRVAGLTRREILMRIVLPSALPELVVGLRISLGYSWRALVGAELIASSAGLGYMIIDAENLARTDIVLAGILVIGAIGLLSDLVLRLAVGRAFPWLSADLEAARA, from the coding sequence ATGCCAGCCAGACGCTTCCTCGCCTCCACCGCCGTCTTCGCCTCCATCGCCATGATCTGGTGGCTGGCCGGCCGAGAGGGGTGGACCAACGCCTATCTGTTGCCGGCACCTTCGGCCGTGGTCAGCGCTCTGTCCGATCTCGTCGCTTCGGGCGCTCTTCTGAAACACACGCTGGTCAGCCTTCAGCGCGTGCTCCTCGGCTTTGCGCTGTCGGTGGCGCTGGCATTGCCACTTGCCGTGCTGCTATCGGCGATCCGGCTGGCTCGCGCCGTGCTCGACCCGCTTCTGGAGTTCATCCGTCAGGTACCGCCGCTCGCCCTCATACCGCTGCTGATCCTCTGGCTCGGCATCGGCGAGGCCCAGAAGCTCGGCATCATCGTCCTCGCCTCGTTTTTTCCGGTGTTCCTCGGCTTTCGTGGCGGGATCGCCGGCGTCGACCCAAAGCTGATCGAGGTCGGCCGTGTCGCCGGTCTCACCCGCCGCGAAATCCTGATGCGCATCGTCCTGCCATCGGCACTGCCGGAACTTGTCGTGGGGCTGCGTATCAGCCTCGGCTATAGCTGGAGGGCGCTGGTCGGTGCCGAGCTGATCGCCTCTTCGGCCGGCCTCGGCTACATGATCATCGACGCCGAAAACCTTGCCCGCACCGACATCGTACTGGCCGGCATCCTGGTCATCGGCGCCATCGGCCTCCTGTCCGACCTCGTGCTCCGCCTCGCCGTCGGTCGTGCCTTCCCTTGGCTATCCGCCGACCTGGAGGCCGCCCGTGCTTGA
- the ribB gene encoding 3,4-dihydroxy-2-butanone-4-phosphate synthase: MQALSRALNRLKAGGMVLLVDDEDRENEGDLVVAAEFATPEAIAFMAKKACGLICLALTGEQIDRIGLSPMVAMNRARRSTAFTVSIEAREGITTGISAYDRAHTIRVAADPAVAPGAIVSPGHVFPLRAAEGGVLARNGHTEGAIDLVRLAGLSPAAVICEVMGESGHMAQRPELDRFAREHDIPVLTIAELVEHRWATEPLVEEVASADLPTAYADGVLRVHAFRSLVDGVEHLAIVRRPLGKTPLVRVHSECLTGDALGSLRCDCGPQLHEAQRLISEDPEGGVVVYLRGQEGRGIGLANKIRAYALQDGGLDTLDANTALGLPADARHYGIAAQILKALGIDRLRLLSNNPAKADALTGYGIDVVGQVPLIIPPNPFNRRYLATKGQRFGHSLCQHDS, encoded by the coding sequence ATGCAAGCCCTATCTCGCGCACTGAACCGGCTGAAGGCCGGCGGCATGGTCCTGCTCGTCGATGACGAGGACCGGGAAAACGAAGGCGACCTGGTCGTCGCCGCCGAGTTCGCCACGCCCGAAGCCATCGCCTTCATGGCCAAGAAGGCCTGCGGTCTGATCTGTCTGGCGCTCACCGGCGAACAGATCGACCGGATCGGTCTTTCGCCGATGGTGGCGATGAACCGTGCCCGCCGCTCCACCGCCTTCACCGTCTCCATCGAGGCGCGCGAAGGCATTACGACCGGCATCTCGGCCTATGACCGGGCGCACACCATCCGCGTCGCCGCCGACCCGGCCGTAGCGCCTGGCGCCATCGTCTCGCCTGGCCACGTATTCCCGCTCCGGGCGGCCGAGGGCGGCGTGCTCGCCCGCAATGGCCACACCGAGGGGGCGATCGACCTTGTTCGTCTCGCCGGGCTGTCGCCCGCCGCCGTCATCTGCGAAGTGATGGGCGAGAGCGGCCACATGGCCCAAAGGCCCGAACTCGACCGCTTCGCGAGGGAGCACGATATCCCGGTCCTCACCATCGCAGAGCTGGTGGAACATCGCTGGGCGACCGAGCCCCTGGTCGAGGAGGTGGCGAGCGCCGACCTTCCGACGGCCTATGCTGATGGCGTGTTGCGGGTCCATGCCTTCCGCAGCCTTGTCGACGGCGTCGAACATCTCGCCATCGTGCGTCGCCCTCTGGGCAAAACGCCGCTCGTCCGCGTTCACTCCGAATGTCTGACGGGCGACGCGCTCGGCTCTCTCCGCTGCGACTGTGGTCCGCAACTGCATGAGGCTCAGCGGCTGATCTCCGAAGACCCCGAGGGTGGCGTAGTGGTCTACCTGCGCGGCCAGGAGGGACGCGGCATCGGCCTTGCCAACAAGATCCGCGCCTATGCGCTACAGGACGGCGGCCTCGACACGCTCGACGCCAACACCGCCCTCGGCCTACCGGCCGATGCCCGCCATTACGGGATCGCGGCGCAGATCCTGAAGGCGCTCGGCATCGACCGCCTGCGTCTGCTCTCCAACAACCCTGCCAAGGCCGATGCGCTCACCGGTTACGGCATCGATGTCGTCGGGCAAGTGCCGCTCATCATCCCGCCCAATCCGTTCAACCGCCGCTACCTTGCCACCAAGGGCCAGCGCTTCGGCCACAGCCTTTGCCAGCATGACTCGTGA
- the ribH gene encoding 6,7-dimethyl-8-ribityllumazine synthase, which produces MTASPTPPRLAVVVSQFNQEVTGGLLAGTRRELEERGVALLDGDIFSAPGAFEIPLLAQTLAKSGRYAGVICLGCVIKGDTAHFEFISLGAATGLMQATLATGVPITFGILTTYTDEQALVRSRDDAANKGREAAAACVETLATLNKIKAG; this is translated from the coding sequence ATGACAGCTTCCCCTACGCCACCGCGCCTTGCGGTCGTCGTCAGCCAGTTCAATCAGGAGGTAACCGGCGGCCTTCTTGCCGGCACGCGTCGTGAGCTCGAAGAACGCGGCGTAGCTTTGCTCGATGGCGATATCTTCTCGGCTCCCGGCGCCTTCGAGATTCCGCTTCTTGCCCAGACGCTAGCCAAAAGCGGCCGCTATGCCGGCGTGATCTGCCTCGGCTGCGTCATCAAGGGCGACACGGCGCATTTCGAGTTCATCAGCCTCGGTGCCGCCACCGGACTGATGCAGGCCACTCTCGCCACCGGCGTGCCGATCACCTTCGGCATTCTCACCACTTACACCGACGAACAAGCCTTGGTCCGCAGCCGCGATGACGCTGCCAACAAGGGCCGCGAAGCGGCGGCGGCCTGCGTCGAGACGCTGGCAACGCTGAACAAAATCAAGGCGGGCTGA
- a CDS encoding LysR family transcriptional regulator has protein sequence MDWDHFRVFLAVARGGQLSAAARRLGVNHTTVARRLDALEAEFGAALFERRPSGCVLTEAGERLIPLAERMEMETRAALAAVSAGETEISGTVRVGAPDGLGNSFLARELGLFAEQHPGITVELVPLPVKFSVSRREADLVVELSRPTTGRLVATRLVDYTLGVYAAEGYVAKHGQPAGLDDLAGHRLVTSIDDYTYSSALDYAATLQVYSKRLYRCAGATSQFEAICAGAGIGVLHDFMALDAAGLVRILPELSFSRTYWLVGHPGATSIAAIAACRRFLVETFRRQRRHFQPLGTAKASSSPKNAEAGRDFQ, from the coding sequence ATGGACTGGGATCACTTCCGTGTATTTCTCGCTGTGGCGCGTGGCGGACAGCTTTCCGCCGCCGCCCGTCGGCTGGGCGTCAATCACACGACGGTGGCGCGCCGTCTCGACGCCCTGGAAGCCGAATTCGGCGCCGCGCTGTTCGAGCGGCGGCCGTCCGGCTGCGTGCTGACCGAAGCGGGCGAACGGTTGATCCCGCTGGCTGAACGCATGGAGATGGAGACGCGCGCGGCGTTGGCCGCGGTCTCCGCGGGCGAAACGGAGATATCCGGCACCGTCCGTGTTGGCGCACCCGATGGTCTCGGCAACAGCTTTCTCGCCCGCGAATTGGGGCTATTTGCGGAACAACATCCGGGGATCACGGTGGAGCTGGTGCCGCTGCCGGTGAAATTCTCGGTGTCGCGGCGTGAAGCCGATCTCGTCGTCGAGCTGTCGCGGCCGACGACCGGCCGCCTCGTTGCCACCCGGCTCGTCGACTACACGCTCGGTGTCTATGCGGCGGAGGGCTATGTCGCCAAACACGGACAACCCGCGGGTCTCGACGACCTCGCCGGCCACCGTCTTGTCACCAGCATTGACGACTATACCTACTCGTCGGCGCTCGATTATGCGGCGACGTTGCAGGTCTACTCGAAACGGCTATACCGCTGCGCCGGCGCGACGAGCCAATTCGAGGCGATCTGCGCCGGAGCCGGTATTGGCGTGCTGCACGACTTCATGGCGCTCGACGCGGCGGGGCTCGTTCGCATCCTGCCGGAGCTGAGCTTTTCGCGCACCTACTGGCTGGTCGGCCATCCAGGCGCGACCTCGATCGCAGCTATCGCCGCCTGCCGCCGCTTCCTTGTGGAGACGTTCCGTCGGCAAAGGCGGCATTTCCAGCCGCTTGGCACGGCCAAGGCATCGTCGTCTCCCAAAAACGCCGAGGCCGGAAGAGATTTCCAATAA
- a CDS encoding ABC transporter ATP-binding protein: MLELIDASRHYDAAGRNVRALDEVSELFPTGSITTVVGRSGCGKTTLLRLLAGLAEPSSGKVRRDPAHSIGVVFQEARLMPWLDVAANVAFPLKSRLINTDIAARVDEALTLVDLTEARRALPAQLSGGMAQRVAIARALAQQPDILLLDEPFSALDAFTRRSLQRVLVDVWRERRPTVVLVTHDVEEAVLLGESVIEMTTGRVVDRVAIDLPFPREATDPAVVDLRRQILARLVGGADPFNSEIKSRRNP; the protein is encoded by the coding sequence GTGCTTGAACTGATCGACGCGAGCCGTCATTACGACGCCGCCGGCCGCAACGTCCGCGCCCTCGACGAGGTGAGCGAGCTTTTTCCGACAGGCTCGATCACCACCGTCGTCGGTCGCTCCGGCTGCGGCAAGACCACTCTCCTCCGGTTGCTCGCCGGTCTCGCCGAGCCCAGTTCGGGCAAGGTCCGACGCGACCCTGCCCATAGCATCGGCGTGGTCTTTCAGGAGGCGCGGCTGATGCCTTGGCTGGACGTTGCAGCCAACGTCGCCTTCCCATTAAAAAGCCGACTAATCAATACCGACATCGCAGCCCGCGTCGATGAGGCCCTAACGCTGGTCGACCTCACGGAGGCGAGGCGCGCCCTGCCCGCGCAACTTTCCGGCGGCATGGCGCAACGCGTCGCCATCGCCCGCGCCCTGGCACAGCAACCCGACATTCTCCTTCTCGACGAACCCTTCTCGGCGCTCGACGCATTTACCCGTCGCAGCCTGCAGCGTGTCCTCGTCGACGTCTGGCGCGAGCGCCGCCCCACCGTGGTGCTGGTCACCCATGACGTCGAAGAAGCCGTATTGCTCGGCGAAAGCGTCATCGAAATGACGACCGGCCGCGTTGTCGATCGCGTCGCCATCGATCTGCCGTTTCCGCGCGAGGCAACCGACCCAGCGGTCGTCGACCTCCGCCGCCAAATTCTTGCACGCCTCGTCGGCGGCGCCGATCCGTTCAATTCCGAGATCAAATCCAGGAGGAATCCATGA
- a CDS encoding ABC transporter substrate-binding protein yields MKPITRLTLAVAFFASALSPVLAADLEALRVTYVTAPFNVPSIVEKHEGILEADFGAKGIKIERPEITSGAKQTEAIAADAIDVASVLGGASAILAKANGVDVRIIAVYSRSPKAFALMTRNDGPLTLADLKGKKIAGPKGTTLHQLLAAALASAGLTINDVDYINMDLPTARAALLSGQIDVATLAGNNAIAVEKAGGKTLATGEGLIQPTTVIAASGKFIDAHPDLVEAYLAAHRKSLDFLAAKPDEALKIAADEQKISVEDAKAQLPLYDFTPTLTDADITNLEGDQAFMVDNAMLPKDRVIDIRKDLVSPIAYAVK; encoded by the coding sequence ATGAAGCCGATTACCCGCCTTACCCTCGCCGTCGCGTTCTTCGCCAGTGCACTATCCCCCGTGCTCGCGGCCGATCTTGAGGCCCTGCGCGTCACCTACGTCACCGCGCCGTTCAATGTGCCGTCGATCGTCGAGAAGCACGAAGGTATCCTCGAAGCCGATTTTGGTGCCAAGGGTATCAAGATCGAGCGTCCCGAGATCACCTCGGGCGCCAAGCAGACCGAGGCCATCGCCGCCGATGCCATCGACGTCGCCTCGGTGTTGGGCGGCGCCTCGGCCATCCTCGCCAAGGCCAACGGCGTCGATGTCCGCATCATCGCCGTCTATTCGCGTTCGCCCAAGGCCTTCGCGCTGATGACCCGCAATGATGGTCCGCTCACCCTCGCCGATCTCAAGGGCAAGAAGATTGCCGGCCCCAAGGGAACGACCCTGCATCAGCTCCTGGCCGCGGCCCTCGCCTCCGCCGGCCTCACCATCAATGACGTCGACTACATCAACATGGACCTGCCGACGGCCCGCGCCGCCCTGCTCTCAGGTCAGATCGACGTCGCGACGCTGGCCGGCAACAACGCCATCGCCGTCGAGAAGGCTGGTGGCAAGACGCTCGCCACAGGCGAGGGTCTCATCCAACCGACCACGGTGATCGCCGCATCGGGCAAATTCATCGACGCGCACCCTGACCTCGTCGAGGCATATCTCGCTGCCCATCGCAAGTCGCTCGACTTCCTGGCGGCCAAGCCTGACGAAGCGCTGAAGATCGCCGCGGACGAGCAGAAGATCTCGGTCGAGGATGCAAAGGCGCAGCTGCCGCTCTATGACTTCACGCCAACGCTGACCGACGCTGACATCACCAATCTCGAGGGCGATCAGGCCTTCATGGTGGACAATGCTATGCTCCCGAAGGACCGGGTAATAGACATCCGCAAGGATCTCGTATCTCCCATCGCCTACGCCGTAAAATAA
- the pabB gene encoding aminodeoxychorismate synthase component I, with translation MIVTAFDCSDPMTLAARFRPLRHFAFLDSALAGSSFSRHAFLAADPFATFRVVDGRMLWNGEAISPQPDDPPSPGRRALAELARRLALYRQEPAAGMPPFQGGAIGHVAYEFGRLLERLPFVPAPTEGIAELEMHFYDVVVACDLIDGRAHLVSTGWPETEPDKRERRARQRSEQFMGLLEAAAPTEAPFAGLDHPVFRANLDRAGYEAAVATTRDYILAGDIFQANIARRIEVDLPAGFDAWGYYRTLRAANPAPFAAFLDHGNVRIASSSPERLIEVRGRHVQTRPIKGTAPRAADPVEDAARAMALAASDKDRAENVMIVDLLRSDLSAVCKPHTVKLPSLCAVETYASLHHLVSTVTGELADGRTAVDALGAIFPGGSITGAPKIRAMEIIAELEKMPRDVYCGAIGYLGFDGSADFNIAIRTATFAGNRASLGAGCGITLLSDPATEFDEAELKARRLLEAFRRPA, from the coding sequence ATGATCGTCACCGCCTTCGACTGTTCCGATCCGATGACTTTGGCGGCGCGATTTCGCCCGCTGCGGCATTTTGCCTTTCTCGATAGCGCGCTCGCCGGTTCGTCTTTCAGCCGTCACGCCTTTCTTGCCGCCGACCCTTTCGCGACGTTTCGCGTTGTCGACGGGCGGATGTTGTGGAATGGCGAGGCGATTTCGCCGCAACCGGATGATCCTCCATCGCCTGGCCGTCGGGCGCTGGCCGAGCTTGCGCGCCGTCTGGCGCTTTATCGGCAAGAGCCGGCGGCTGGCATGCCACCGTTTCAGGGTGGCGCGATCGGCCATGTCGCTTACGAGTTTGGCCGCCTGCTCGAACGCTTGCCGTTCGTACCGGCGCCAACCGAGGGCATCGCCGAACTGGAGATGCATTTCTACGATGTAGTCGTTGCCTGCGATCTGATCGACGGCCGCGCTCACCTCGTCTCCACGGGCTGGCCTGAAACGGAGCCGGACAAACGAGAGAGGAGGGCGCGGCAACGGTCGGAGCAGTTCATGGGCTTGCTCGAAGCAGCGGCGCCGACCGAAGCGCCGTTTGCCGGCCTCGATCACCCGGTGTTCAGGGCCAACCTCGACCGGGCCGGCTACGAGGCGGCCGTGGCTACGACCCGAGACTACATTCTCGCCGGCGACATCTTTCAGGCCAACATTGCTCGACGTATCGAAGTCGACCTGCCGGCCGGCTTTGATGCGTGGGGCTACTACCGGACGCTGCGGGCTGCCAATCCGGCTCCGTTTGCTGCTTTTCTTGATCATGGCAACGTGCGGATTGCCTCGTCTTCGCCAGAGCGGCTGATCGAGGTCCGTGGCCGGCATGTTCAAACGCGTCCGATCAAGGGAACGGCGCCGCGCGCCGCAGATCCGGTCGAGGATGCCGCCCGCGCAATGGCGCTCGCCGCCTCGGATAAGGACCGGGCAGAAAATGTGATGATCGTCGATCTCCTGCGCTCTGACCTTTCCGCGGTTTGCAAGCCGCATACGGTGAAGTTGCCCAGCCTCTGCGCGGTCGAGACCTATGCTTCGCTACATCATCTCGTGTCGACCGTGACGGGTGAGCTTGCCGATGGCAGGACGGCGGTGGACGCGCTTGGGGCCATCTTCCCCGGAGGGTCGATTACCGGCGCGCCGAAGATACGGGCTATGGAAATCATTGCCGAGCTGGAGAAAATGCCGCGCGACGTCTACTGCGGGGCGATCGGCTATCTCGGCTTCGATGGTTCGGCCGATTTCAACATCGCCATCCGTACGGCGACATTCGCCGGTAACAGGGCATCGCTTGGCGCCGGTTGCGGCATCACGCTTTTGTCCGATCCGGCGACCGAATTCGACGAAGCCGAGCTGAAGGCGCGGCGGTTGCTCGAAGCTTTCCGGAGGCCGGCATGA
- a CDS encoding riboflavin synthase: protein MFSGIIARTVAVRTAEATGGSLVVSIPTGWSDLELGESIAVNGVCLTVTEMDEAGTARFFLSPETLSRSNLGRLTTGSVVNLERSVALADRLSGHMVQGHVDGKATFVSVTPDSDARRLEFDLPAAIARYCVEKGSISLNGISLTINTIEPARDGARIGITIIPHTWDNTNLSAAALGDEINVEVDVIAKYVEALCKPYLAH from the coding sequence ATGTTTTCCGGCATCATCGCCCGGACCGTCGCGGTCCGGACGGCCGAGGCCACCGGCGGCTCGCTGGTGGTCTCCATTCCAACCGGCTGGTCCGACCTTGAACTCGGCGAAAGCATCGCCGTCAACGGCGTCTGCCTCACCGTGACGGAGATGGACGAGGCAGGCACGGCCCGCTTCTTCCTCTCTCCCGAAACACTGTCTCGCTCCAATCTTGGCCGTCTCACAACCGGTTCAGTGGTCAACCTTGAGCGCTCGGTAGCGCTCGCTGATCGCCTGTCCGGCCACATGGTCCAGGGCCACGTCGATGGCAAAGCAACGTTTGTCTCGGTAACGCCCGACAGCGACGCCCGCCGCCTGGAGTTTGACCTGCCCGCCGCGATCGCCCGTTACTGCGTCGAAAAGGGGTCGATCTCGCTCAACGGCATCAGCCTCACCATCAACACCATCGAACCGGCACGGGATGGTGCCCGCATCGGCATCACCATCATTCCCCACACCTGGGACAACACCAACCTGTCGGCTGCCGCTCTCGGCGACGAAATCAATGTCGAGGTCGACGTCATCGCCAAATACGTGGAGGCACTATGCAAGCCCTATCTCGCGCACTGA
- a CDS encoding CoA-acylating methylmalonate-semialdehyde dehydrogenase: MTTTIGHFIDGQHVSPGSDRSAPVFNPATGAETGRVALANEAEVRLAIEAAKVAQPRWAATTPLRRARILNRFLGILEQRVGELAAVITAEHGKVLSDARGEIQRGIEVVEFAIAAPELLKGEFSENVGTGVDSHSLRQPLGIVAGITPFNFPVMVPMWMFPVALACGNAFILKPSERCPSASLLIADWLTEAGLPKGIFQVVHGDKVAVDALLHDRDIAAISFVGSTPVARYIYEMATKNGKRCQALGGAKNHMVIMPDADLDLAADALMGAAYGSAGERCMAISIALPIGKGTADALVQKLRERARNLVIGSGTDKASEMGPLVSKPHLEKVRGYIDSGVDEGATLVLDGRGFVNPGSEDGYFIGATLFDNVTTEMKIYREEIFGPVLGIVRVDDFNTAVRLINEHEFGNGAAIFTRDGDSAREFTTRIQAGMVGVNVPIPVPMAFHSFGGWKASLFGDHHMHGSEGVRFYTRLKTVTSRWPTGIRAGADFIMPTME, encoded by the coding sequence ATGACGACAACCATCGGACACTTCATCGACGGCCAACACGTCTCTCCCGGCTCGGATCGCTCGGCCCCGGTATTCAACCCCGCAACAGGTGCCGAGACAGGACGCGTCGCGCTGGCCAATGAAGCGGAAGTGCGTCTGGCCATTGAGGCCGCCAAGGTAGCTCAGCCACGCTGGGCGGCAACCACGCCGCTGCGCCGCGCCCGCATCCTCAACCGTTTCCTCGGCATCCTCGAACAGCGCGTCGGCGAACTCGCCGCCGTCATCACCGCCGAGCACGGCAAGGTACTGAGCGACGCGCGCGGCGAAATCCAGCGCGGCATCGAGGTGGTGGAATTTGCCATCGCCGCGCCGGAACTGCTGAAGGGCGAGTTTTCTGAAAACGTCGGCACCGGCGTCGACAGCCACTCGTTGCGCCAGCCACTCGGCATCGTTGCCGGCATCACGCCGTTCAACTTTCCGGTCATGGTGCCGATGTGGATGTTCCCGGTGGCGCTCGCCTGCGGCAACGCCTTCATCCTGAAGCCATCGGAGCGCTGCCCCAGCGCATCGCTGCTGATCGCCGATTGGCTGACCGAAGCGGGCCTGCCCAAGGGCATCTTCCAGGTGGTGCACGGCGACAAGGTCGCCGTCGACGCCCTGCTTCATGATCGCGACATCGCCGCCATCAGCTTCGTCGGCTCGACGCCGGTCGCCCGCTACATCTATGAGATGGCGACGAAGAACGGCAAGCGTTGCCAGGCGCTCGGCGGCGCCAAGAACCATATGGTGATCATGCCCGACGCCGACCTCGACTTGGCGGCCGACGCCCTGATGGGCGCTGCCTATGGCTCGGCCGGCGAGCGTTGCATGGCCATCTCCATCGCCCTGCCGATCGGCAAGGGCACAGCCGATGCCCTAGTGCAAAAGCTGAGGGAACGGGCGCGGAATCTGGTCATCGGTTCCGGTACCGACAAGGCGTCGGAGATGGGGCCGCTCGTGTCGAAGCCGCATCTCGAAAAGGTACGCGGCTATATCGATAGCGGCGTCGACGAAGGAGCGACGCTGGTGCTCGATGGCCGCGGCTTCGTCAATCCCGGCAGCGAAGATGGCTATTTCATCGGCGCCACCCTGTTCGACAACGTGACGACCGAGATGAAGATCTATCGTGAGGAGATCTTCGGACCGGTGCTCGGTATCGTCCGTGTCGACGACTTCAACACCGCCGTCCGCCTCATCAACGAACATGAGTTCGGCAACGGCGCCGCCATCTTCACCCGCGACGGCGACAGCGCGCGCGAATTCACCACACGCATTCAGGCCGGCATGGTCGGCGTCAATGTGCCGATCCCAGTGCCGATGGCCTTCCACTCCTTCGGTGGTTGGAAGGCTTCGCTGTTCGGCGACCACCACATGCACGGCTCGGAAGGCGTCCGCTTCTACACGCGCCTCAAGACGGTGACGAGCCGTTGGCCGACCGGCATCCGTGCCGGCGCCGACTTCATCATGCCGACCATGGAGTGA